The DNA sequence AAATAACCTTATAATTTTGTTTTAAAATACGCAACAATTCAAGCGTTTTTATAACAAAATATAAAAAAATATTTTTTAACTATTCTTCAACTTATTTTTTTCTTTTTCAACATACATTTTTTCATCTGCCTTTTTTACAAAATCATCTATAACTGTATTTTCTTCATATTCTACAATTCCATGACTTGCAGTAACTTCAAACTTTAAATCTTTAGAATATTCTTCAAATTTTTCTTTAATTCTATCCCAAATAAATTCTGCTTGTTTTACATTACATTTATCAAATATAATTAAAAATTCATCTCCACCTATTCTACATAAAATATCTGAATCTCTCTTTACAGAAATTATTGCTTCTGCTACAGTTTGAATTAATATATCTCCATTTGAATGCCCAAAATTATCATTTACATACTTCAATCTATTTACATCTACAAAACATATTGATAAATCATTCTTATAACGATTAGCCTCTTTCATTTTTTGATTTAAAATATCTAAACCAATTCTTCTATTAAAAAGTCCTGTTAAGCTATCATAGTTGGCAAATATTTCTAACTGTTTTTCCATTTTCTTCCTATCTGAAATATTTATTGCAGTAATTAATATTTCATAGCTTTCTTCTTCCTCTATTATTGCATTAGATATAGATATCAACAAATATTTTTCTTTCATAAATCTATCATATACTTTTACTTCTAAATCTTTTACCTCATCGCCTAAAAATATGGTTTCAAAATTTTCTAAAAATTTTTCTTTATTGCCATCTGCAATTATTTCAACAAAATTTTCTCCAATAATATCTTTTTTCTCATAATGAAGAGTTTCTTCAAACATTTTATTCACATCTAAAATATCCAAACTTTCTGAAATTAACATATGTATTGCACTATTTTCTTCATATAAAAGTTTATACTTCTCTTTTTCTCTCTCCAATGTTTTTTGATATTTTTTAGTCTCTGTGATATCTATACCTACTATCCATATTTTCCATCCTTTTATATGAATGTGCGACATATTTATTACTTTTAAACTTCTTATAGTTCCATCTTTAGTTATTATTTCTCCACTTATGCTATCTTCTGCTTTTCCATTTTCCATATAGTCTAAAATTCTTTCTTTTTTATCTTTATCCTTTTTAGCTAATTTTTCAATTAGTTTTTCTAGTGTACTTATATCCTCTCTATCATAACCAAATTTTTCTTTACACATTTTATTCCACATTACAATATTATGTTTTTCATCTACAGCACCAATATATATTGGCAAATTATATATTATTCTTTCCAGTTCATCTTGCTTTTCTTGATTTTCTTCTGTTATTTTTCTAATAGTATCTAAAAGTCTGTTTAAATTATTTTTTATACTTGATACTTCATCATTACCATTAACATCTATATTTAAAAAGAACTCTTTTTCTTTTACCAAATATTTCAATCTGTTATCTAAAGTGTCTATTCTTTTTAAAACTTTTTTATCAATAATAAGAATTATTATTATTTCAATAAGCACTATTAATAAAAAAAATATTATTTCAACTGTTTTCAATATCTTTTTTATTGAATTATAATAATTTCTATATTTATCCAATATTATTTTTTCTTTTAATTTTTCAGAAGAAAAGTATCCTGTTATAGTTTTATCACCTATTTTTGTTATTTTAATTCCTTCATTTTTATAGTTTCCTTTTTTTATAATAATATTAATCTCATTTAAATTAGAATATTTCTTTATTATATCATCATTTAAAATATTTTCTTTTATTTGAACTGCCATAATATTATATTCTTGGGTTTCTATTTTTGTTACTTTTTTTAATAAAACATTATTAAATATAAATGTAAATAAGAATATAAACATTAATATAAATAACTCTGATATAATGACTTTATTTCTTATTGTCATTTCAATCACCCCTTTTAATTTATACCAGATATAAAGAAAGAGCCTTAGGCTCTCTCTTCATATCTCAATCACTCTATATTAGTATCTCTTAATATTTTGGCTGCTTTTTCTGGTAATTCTGGATTAATATAAAATCCACTTCCCCACTCAAATCCTGCTACTTTTGTTAATTTAGGCATTATTTCTATATGCCAATGATAATAATGTTGACCTTCTCCATTTATAGGAAGTGTATGTATCACAAAATTATATGCCGGATCACCTAATGCACCCTTTATCCTTTTTAATACATTTTTTAATATAACAGCTAAATTCATAACCTCTTTCTTTGTTATATTTTCAAAATTAGATGAATGTTTTTTAGGTAATATCCACGTTTCGTATGGAAATCTTCCTGCAAAAAATACAAATGCTATAAAATTATCATTTTCTTCTACTATTCTCTCTTTATCAGCAAGCTCCTGTGTTACAATATCACAAAATACACATCTATCTCTAAATTCATAATAATGCCTTGCTCCAGAAATCTCTTCCTCTACTCTTTTTGGCACAACTGGAGTTGCTATTAATTGCGAATGAGAATGCTCTAGTGATGCCCCTGCATCTTTTCCATAATTTTTAAATATCAATACATATTTCATTCTCGCATCTTCTTGAAGAGTCATATATCTATCTCTATAAGCCCAAATTACTTTTTCTACTTCATTATACTCAAGATCAGAAATACACTTATGATGTTTCGGTGTTTCAACTATTATTTCATGATGCCCCACACCATTCATTTTATCATAAATTCCAACACCTTTTTTCCCTATTTCCGATTCATCTTGTAATGCTGGATATTTATTTTCTAATACTCTAACCCACCATCCTGGTGAATTTGGTTTTCTGCCAGGTATTTTTTCATATGCCAACAATTCATCTCCAGATGTTTTTTCTTTTCCCTCACAAAATGGACATTTTCCACTTTCTTCTTCTAAATCAACCTTTACTTCTTCATCTTTATCTTTTCTATAATCACTTGGTCTTTTTGAACGCTCAGGTGCAAATATAACCCATCGTTTACTAACAGGATCTTTTCTTAGCTCTGACATTTTAGTCACCCTCTTTTAATTTTTTTCAAATAATTCACTTAGAGATTCATTATTATATACTCTTCTTATAGCTTCTGACAATAATAGATCAACTGATAAAACCTTTATTTTATCCAATTTTTTATCATCAGGAAGCTCTATAGAATTCGTTACAATAATCTCTTTTACTCTTGATTCTTTTAATCTCTC is a window from the Haliovirga abyssi genome containing:
- the galT gene encoding galactose-1-phosphate uridylyltransferase — its product is MSELRKDPVSKRWVIFAPERSKRPSDYRKDKDEEVKVDLEEESGKCPFCEGKEKTSGDELLAYEKIPGRKPNSPGWWVRVLENKYPALQDESEIGKKGVGIYDKMNGVGHHEIIVETPKHHKCISDLEYNEVEKVIWAYRDRYMTLQEDARMKYVLIFKNYGKDAGASLEHSHSQLIATPVVPKRVEEEISGARHYYEFRDRCVFCDIVTQELADKERIVEENDNFIAFVFFAGRFPYETWILPKKHSSNFENITKKEVMNLAVILKNVLKRIKGALGDPAYNFVIHTLPINGEGQHYYHWHIEIMPKLTKVAGFEWGSGFYINPELPEKAAKILRDTNIE
- a CDS encoding sensor domain-containing diguanylate cyclase yields the protein MTIRNKVIISELFILMFIFLFTFIFNNVLLKKVTKIETQEYNIMAVQIKENILNDDIIKKYSNLNEINIIIKKGNYKNEGIKITKIGDKTITGYFSSEKLKEKIILDKYRNYYNSIKKILKTVEIIFFLLIVLIEIIIILIIDKKVLKRIDTLDNRLKYLVKEKEFFLNIDVNGNDEVSSIKNNLNRLLDTIRKITEENQEKQDELERIIYNLPIYIGAVDEKHNIVMWNKMCKEKFGYDREDISTLEKLIEKLAKKDKDKKERILDYMENGKAEDSISGEIITKDGTIRSLKVINMSHIHIKGWKIWIVGIDITETKKYQKTLEREKEKYKLLYEENSAIHMLISESLDILDVNKMFEETLHYEKKDIIGENFVEIIADGNKEKFLENFETIFLGDEVKDLEVKVYDRFMKEKYLLISISNAIIEEEESYEILITAINISDRKKMEKQLEIFANYDSLTGLFNRRIGLDILNQKMKEANRYKNDLSICFVDVNRLKYVNDNFGHSNGDILIQTVAEAIISVKRDSDILCRIGGDEFLIIFDKCNVKQAEFIWDRIKEKFEEYSKDLKFEVTASHGIVEYEENTVIDDFVKKADEKMYVEKEKNKLKNS